In Phoenix dactylifera cultivar Barhee BC4 chromosome 1, palm_55x_up_171113_PBpolish2nd_filt_p, whole genome shotgun sequence, the genomic stretch tgcacaaagcctcaccggtggttccggtgagggccctccgatgctCAAGTTAGGGTGGAGTTTAGTTAGCCCAAAAGTCCCTGTAGTATTACCTGATGGGGCTATATATAGTCCTCGGAGAGGTGTCCAGGTGGCGAAGGTATGTCCCGTCCTCATCATGGGATAAGGAGATAGGTTGTAGACAGGTGGCGCGCAGCTGGAGCTTGCTTGAGGCACACGGCATAGGCCGTTCATGTGAACGGTAAGGCGTCGATAGGTGTGATGGGGTATAGCTGGAGCAGTATGGCATTGTTCTTGACTGCCGTTtggccagcaagcaaagcatggtgcggcAACGTTGTAATGTACGACCACGTAAGCGGGTGTGGGCGCACGCGTGGATGTGATGTGGGTGAAGCCGAACTCGATGAGGGGTCGCATCGTGTATTCGGCGAGGTCGTTTTGGCGGGTGCTGAGGTCGGCCTAGCTTCCTTGATTCTGAGGTTTTGCTTGATAGGGCGCCTCGAGCTCAAGGGTCGGGGCGCGTTGTCAAATACTAAGGGCGTCCCGAGCTCGAGTTGGGGCGTAGCGGCGAACATAAAGGGCGAATAGTCTCATGGTCGAAGGAGCTTTTTGGCTCGCAACTGACTTAACAGGACATTCCAAGCTCAGGCTCGGGACGTCATTACAGGCATTAGAAGTTACGGCAGGTCGTAATAGCAGAGAGATCCGACCGAGGTCAATTGAGCCTTCGGCGGGATCTAAGATTGGGCCGGTTCTGAACAGGATTGTGGTCCTGCCCAGTCGTTGTTGTGGGATGATCCCCTACCTtgagcaggacgatccattttgccccccacCAGTTGCTTTTCTTCCCACTGGAAGGCTTCTGCTTCAAATCCTACTGCATGCTGGTGATCTTAGATAGTTATAGGTTAGCTAGCTACGTGGATCGTGGTCTTCACCAGTTTTGACCTTCTTGACTTTGGTCATTCCTTTTCTGACTTCGATTTCATATTTCACAAATATAAAGTTTGTAAGGGACAAGGTGTTAAACAAGTGCTAAACAACTAAGCTAGcaggatccgaacccgaacctccTTAATTATAATGCAAAATCCAGAATTTAACCCCTCGGCCTCCTCCAAGTAGGAGCCATGTGGGGAGAAGCGCCAACGAGAGCTGTTGGTTGGCCTAtgttacaaaaagaaaaacaaaatatagCTCCAAATAACACGTAAAAACAAAATTTAGCTCTTAATAATACATTTTTTTAATAGTTTATGTGAGGGCTAGTATGGACAtatatttagtctcatatcAGTTTTTCGTTGGATATATAGTTGTTGTatacttatacaaaatcaagaaatccaaataatatctttcgactagctttttttttttttttttttcctttttaagatGAGATATTGAGTTGTGACAAATAATATCAAAGCAAACCCGACGTATAACTTATATAGACTAAAGGACACCACAACACGGATCTATAGAGCTGACCATGGACCGATCAtggtgcttatgattagatttgaatggatttgaacccttagcttgaCGAAAAACATCAGAATTTAAATGAAGTAAATGAAAAgaatatgtgaggatccgtacgaATATGTGTTTAGTACAACATCGATTATTTGCTAGATATATCTTatatacttatacagaatcaaaaaactcaaataatacttttccgCTAATCTTTTTGGATGATGTCTTGGATTGTGATAGTTTATTATGACAATTTCTTTTGTGTTCTTTGGGCAGAAATGCATCAAAGACATATCCACAGATCTAAATTCTTTGCACGCAGCCCTTAACACGGCCAGTCCATAGATAGCTAATACAATGTTAAGCCTGCGCTACTGCTATATGCTCAATCTGCTACACTAGAAACATCAAACACTGGCTGTTACAGTAGAACAGAAACATCCAACAAAGCCTCTAACTTATCAACTTCCACCAACTTCTAATGCTATCAATTTATTCTCTATTCACCACGTTCTCATCCTCAGATGGAAGCACCTCAACAGTATGCTGCATGCACCCTCCATGGTCCACCCATTCTTCCTTCACTCTCTGCCTTGACTCCGTCAAGGTCTCCATCATCCAGCTGATCGCCCCGGGCGCGCCCCTTCGGGCATAACGGAGAGCCAGCATCAAGGCTGAGATCCCGACGACAACCAAGGCCGCGGCCAAGCCGAAGCCAGCCATCGAAGCGGCAACCATGAAGGCCGCTGGGAGGATTATGGGGCTGAAGAGCAGTAGAAAAGGGGAAGCTGCGAGGAGGAGAGTTAGGGAGGCTAAGAGAGTGGAGGCCATCATACCGAGTAATGGGCCTCCAATGGCGAGGCCGGAGAGCGTGGCGTAGAGGATGGTGGTGCCGCTGATTCCGTGCTCGGCCATCTTAATTCGTTGCTGTTTTAGGTGGGTTATGTTGGTGGAAGGGGAGGAATGGAAGAGAGCTGCTTAAGAGCAAACGCAAGGGAGAGCGAGGAGTGAGGCACACGTAGCAAGGGAGTGAGCGACGTGGCAACCGTGGTGACAAGTGGCTTGGTGCGGTGGGAGTTCTTGAGCCTTCTAAAGTGTTTTGTTTTGGTTTTTgctaagaaagcaaactcatgTTACATTAGTGTCAGTAGCATTGAGATAAAGTGATTTCTTTGAAAATAAAAGCAGCTCAAAGATAGAGGTCCAGCAAGTGAAGGATCAATCGAACAATTTTGAAATGGAATgcattatttcaaaattttatctgtaattatttttttaaaataaatttgttTAGAATATTAGGGCAGCCTCACTGTATAGGATTTGGGTTGAAGTGGATTGGTAAGGGAATGTTAGACAATTTGATGGACTGTAAATTTGGTTTTGGGACTGTGTGAGAATTCTTTTTCTTGAGTTATGCTTTGTAAAGACATAAGAACGatgatgttcatataatattttaaaaaattaatggttaATTGTTTTAACAAAAATATATCATTATATTGTTTAATTTTGATAGTTGTagaaaattttttaaactttGCATGGCATCATTCCTAACCTCTACCTTTTTTCCCTTCACTAATTAAATTCTTAAttcacaaaaaaaattcaaaaaaaaaatgattaacaATGCCAAAATTTATCTAGATGCCTAGGAGAtattttttgtttgattttttgttataattaatttacaattgattcaaaaatttaaattttaaacttttctattttaaaaaataaagttttaattttataataatttattCTCTTAATTGCATTGCATGCCTTTTTTGTTGATAAAAGATTAACTATAAGGTTTCAATGGggtaaaaaaaaatgtataaatACGAATATCATTGGAACAAGAGATGTAAATGTGTATGCGTAACCTAAGCATTAAATTTTTTCAACAATGCCAACTTAAAAATTTACTTAGCATAATGTAAAATGAAAGCTATAGAACAACCCATTTTCATCACTATTTATTTGATGGTAGACGATTGCACTTATTCATTGTCTCATGCCTATCCTCCACCTATTCTAGGCAAAGAATTTAGATCTAAAGTAAAGTTTGATATTTTCAAATGATTTTATGTCTCAAAAGTATTAACTTATCAAGAAGGTAAAATTTTTTAGTTCTTACATGAAATACATGAATTCAAATTGCAAAACATGGAAGATTAGGAGTATATGATAGAGAGCCACCCCCCTCCCTCAGAGAAAAAATAAGAGTTGAGGCatgtttggcattattttttatttttattttaaaaatagaatTACAAAGATTGAGGAAAGTATGTATGattttattacttttatttttattttataaaatttattttcgttatttcaagaacaaatctctatatttgattttttttcaaagcaaGAAACTTATGCTTGTTATTACCACCACAGATTTTGCTGTTGCCTCTACCACTATTGACACCTTATCCTCCATACTTTTCATCCTTGCTGCCTCCATTGTACTATGGCCCCAATCGCTATCATCACCATATTCGCAACACCATTGCTAGCACTATTATTGACTTTGCCACAACATGATCTCGTCTCCACTATATGGTAGCCACCATTGGCATTATCTTTGCTTGTTTGCTAACACTCTTACCGCCTTCATTATCGTCATTACCGTCGTGCATCAACACTTCGATGCCTCTACTGTCTCTATTGATACTATCATTGTCTTGTTcgccatatttatattttaaaacatACTCAATTATAAAAAAcatgtttatatttttaaatttgaaaaagaaataaatttttattttttgtctctgaaattataaaaaagaaagagatgccAACCGGTACCATGAACTCCCTATAATCATAATTGTTGAATTTCTTTGTTTGCAATGTAAATTGTTATTTTCTTACTAGATACGCAACTTTAGCTTGCTTCCAattctttaaattatttttcattatagaatcTAAGTATTCGTTCTTGCACACAATTCCCTTTTTGTCTATGAAATAAATTCAAGCATTTGTAAACTTTAAATTTAACAACTATATTTTATttcaaataataataagaaatgAATTAAAAAGCTCAAACATTCATGGGATTCTACAAAcctgatttattttttaataatacttttattttatctattatttttaaatatggatcCCATGTACCTAAttgttaaaattttatattataaagATTTTCTATATCTCAGATGATCTGGAGCTGTAAATGGTGATTTTGGTGGAGTTGTTAATGATACAATGTACTTCACTTTAAGGATCGTGGAAGATTCTGGATTATATTAATACTTATGGGATTTGGGCTGGCCCACTCCAAAGCTGTAAATGGTGATTTGGGCTACTGTTGGGTATTTATGAGTATAGGCAAAGCCTATCCTATGGTCCTATGGTTTTTCTGGTTATGCTGGTCCATCTCATGATTTTGATAAGATTTTCAGTCTAATCATACAAAGAGGCCTAAAAGATCGAGCATGTTGTATTTATGATAAGCTCAAGGAAGTGTATTGACGAAGGCTGGAACATGGGAAAGAGGTAATATAAGGGCTATAGCATTTACCcctttgtttctatttttttcttcttttgataaAAATTGTGTCCATTTCTTTAGATAATGCCACTGGTTTATTTATTCATCATCTTTTTCTTTACTCTCTCCTGATGATACCTTATCTGGCACGCTTACTAAAATATCTGGCACAAATGATGTTTAGACCTTACCTTTCAATTTAGTTTGAAGTTTTATCATCTTGCACTGAAAACTTTTATGATTCTTAAAATTCCGTTAAATGCTAGTGTTCAGTCTACTCACTTGAACAGCAATTTCGTTCCAGATGCCAAATAGATCTAAGATGTCATATTTGATATTCTATATGACCGGAAAATCATGAAGATGGACTATGAAATTACCACTGGAGACATATAAAGAAGCCACCTTCACAAGGCTTTACATCAAGTTCACACACCCAAAAGAGTAGTAAAAGGGCTGAGCAAACCAGCCAGCCTCTGGTGAAAGCCTATCCGCAATGCCACACAGGCGTGGGCTTTGTTGCAACAACGATGTTGGGCCTCATTTATGTAAATGGGCCGATGTAGACTTTGGGCTGTGCATTGGCATTGGATGGAAGAGGAAAGGCTTCGACTGAGGCCCTGATGCTGAtttcgacctgatatagcaaaAACAAAGAAGTTCGCCAACTAGAGCGTATTCGGAGGGGATCCTCTAATGCCTAAGTCAAACACGGCTTTTTGGAAATAGGAGGAGGTCTGAGAGTAGCAAAGAAATAGTATAAAAGAGTCAAAAGAGAACTTATTTAGAAGGCCTCCAGGAACGCAATATATAGACAAAGCCTGGAGCCTGCCATCGAGGAGTTTGGGGCATATGTTGGTTGATAAGGTAACAAACCGTAATCATGCTCGCGCTTCTCTGCTGTGAGATTATGTTTGGGTGTTACGTTTGTTAGAAAACAACTAGAGCTCACAGTCGAGTTGTTGTCAGTTGGGTGGAGAGTTTGAAATATAGAGGATTCTCCTTGCATTTTTTTGGTCGGTCATGTGGCAAGTCTTGAATGGTCAATCTGAAGCTAGATGGTGAGATTTAATTGATTGATTTGTCCCGTAAGCAGAGATCATTCCGAGATGTGCAAGATGCTGCCACTAACATCATAGAGAATGGCATGCAATTCATTGGGTTCGACAACATCTATGATTGGTGCAGCGGATTTATGTTCTCCCGTTGTAGCGGTGCTGGTTTTTACTCAAACAATACTTAACAACTTATCAACCAGCAGTGGGATCCCAATTTGGGGAATTTTTTATTAATCCATAAATTCAAGCAGCATATCCAACGGCACAACTAATGGGCCGGATTCAAGGGCCTGTTTCATTGAGCGGCAGAGGGCATGCATAAGAGGAGGCCAAAACACTAAGGTGCTTCACGTGAAAGCTACGTGAGTTCACCTGCTAGCGCCCCTTtttttcctccctccctcccggCACCAGCACATGATTTCTCTCACCACGCGCAATTAGAAATAATGGCCGACCGGCACTTTCTGGACAGCACCAGACCCACTTCTGCACCAATTCGGTGACACCAAGCCTTCCTCAAGGTGGTCCCCACAAGAGTGCGCCATACCAGCCGCACGTTTCGCCGACACTTTTCGGTGTGGTTGCACCATTCTGCAGTTACGGTCCCTTTTTTCTTTCCCCCGGTGTCAGTACAACCGCTTCACGTGGGCCCCGCTATTCCCTGCCCGCTAGCTGGATTTAGCTGTCCCCGAGGAATCCGCGCGCCAGCCGAGGAATCGGAGGATCATCAAACATTAATTCTAAAATTAagcgcttttttttttaataccatCTCAAATATCAAATTCTACGTtaatatccttctaaaattatcatttacatatatatatatatatatatatatatatatatatatatatatatattcataaaacacttattttactattttatttttttaattcttattttatatattaaaatggCTAAAATACTCAGATAgatgtgaaaaaaaaataatttcaatattttattttatttttaattaaaataaataagatttttattaaaaagaaccattatattagaagcatttgtataaaaataatattttataggaatataaaaataaatataaatttaaaaagatatttacgtaaatttgaattttcataagaatattcatgcaattttttttttt encodes the following:
- the LOC103696145 gene encoding oleosin 5; amino-acid sequence: MAEHGISGTTILYATLSGLAIGGPLLGMMASTLLASLTLLLAASPFLLLFSPIILPAAFMVAASMAGFGLAAALVVVGISALMLALRYARRGAPGAISWMMETLTESRQRVKEEWVDHGGCMQHTVEVLPSEDENVVNRE